The Halopseudomonas sabulinigri genome window below encodes:
- a CDS encoding HlyD family efflux transporter periplasmic adaptor subunit, whose product MIDPADLPTPPLRNDLRLSEAAPGSSGEPTWVIQDTVINRFYRIGWLEFECLLRWEQTPRQICQQVSEQTSLRPEPAQILGLRQFLEQHQLVRPDSAAVSRLQGKSEGNQWLTWRWWLHHYLFFRVPLVRPEKTLQRLAASLDWLFQPLTGWLLVALSLLGILLVLHQWDTFTSAVVDSFSAAGLVSFALALIVAKTLHEMGHALVATRLGLRVAHMGIAFVVLWPMLYTDTGESWKLRSARQRLAIAAAGITTELALAGLATLGWALCEPGTLRNALLYLATTSWILSLALNASPFMRFDGYFILSDLLDFPNLHERSSAQARTFLRRRLLGLQEDWPETFPLRQRRLLIMFAFMTWLYRLLLFLGIAIAVYLLFFKALGIFLFIVEIAWFVVMPVWRELKYWWGARNQVPAKHKLMFWGALLGVLLLLALPWHTQVHGDGVARAERQLRVFSPYPAVLRDIHPRGSVAEGDALVTLDEPDIIARMRSNEASIRSYQARLTGLMADPSGLALQSATQQRLQVQQEEIIAARSEVARLTLKAPFSGQWQDVNPEWQEGQWIGSREPLGILIDPSSWQVDAYVAQDEAHRLRRGAEVRFYSRGQPRPLHGKVIAVASARASQLAHPMLASRFGGPLSTTDGSRELAPSSSLFHVLIQLEQAPPSAQESLGDVQIEGTRRSLLAEGLTYMAAVFLRESGF is encoded by the coding sequence GTGATTGATCCAGCCGACCTGCCAACGCCGCCGCTGCGCAACGATCTGCGCCTGAGCGAAGCGGCGCCCGGCAGCAGTGGCGAACCCACCTGGGTAATTCAGGACACAGTGATCAATCGCTTCTACCGTATCGGCTGGCTGGAGTTCGAGTGCCTGCTACGCTGGGAACAGACACCGCGGCAGATCTGTCAGCAGGTCAGCGAGCAGACCAGCCTGCGACCGGAGCCCGCGCAAATTCTGGGCCTGCGCCAGTTCCTCGAGCAACATCAACTGGTGCGCCCCGACAGCGCCGCCGTCAGTCGCCTGCAAGGCAAGAGCGAAGGCAACCAGTGGCTGACCTGGCGTTGGTGGCTGCACCACTACCTGTTCTTCCGGGTGCCGCTGGTACGCCCGGAAAAAACACTGCAACGCCTGGCCGCCAGCCTCGACTGGCTGTTCCAGCCCCTGACCGGTTGGTTGCTGGTGGCGCTCAGCCTGCTCGGTATTCTGCTGGTGCTGCACCAGTGGGATACCTTCACCAGCGCGGTAGTAGATTCCTTCAGCGCCGCCGGGCTGGTCAGTTTTGCTCTGGCGTTGATTGTCGCCAAAACGCTGCACGAGATGGGTCACGCCCTGGTCGCCACGCGGCTCGGGCTGCGGGTCGCGCACATGGGCATCGCCTTTGTGGTGCTCTGGCCCATGCTCTATACCGACACCGGCGAAAGCTGGAAGCTGCGCAGCGCACGGCAGCGCCTGGCCATTGCCGCCGCCGGCATCACCACCGAACTGGCGCTGGCGGGCCTGGCCACCCTGGGTTGGGCGCTGTGTGAGCCCGGCACCCTGCGCAATGCCCTGCTGTACCTGGCCACCACCAGCTGGATACTCTCGTTGGCGTTGAACGCCAGTCCTTTCATGCGCTTTGACGGTTACTTCATCCTCTCGGATCTGCTCGACTTTCCCAACCTGCATGAACGCTCCTCGGCGCAGGCGCGCACCTTCTTGCGCCGCCGCCTGTTGGGCCTGCAGGAGGATTGGCCGGAAACCTTTCCCCTGCGCCAACGCCGGCTGCTGATCATGTTTGCGTTCATGACCTGGCTGTACCGCCTGCTGCTGTTTCTCGGTATTGCGATTGCGGTGTACCTGTTGTTCTTCAAGGCGCTGGGGATATTTCTGTTTATCGTGGAAATCGCCTGGTTCGTGGTGATGCCGGTTTGGCGAGAACTCAAATACTGGTGGGGAGCGCGCAATCAAGTGCCAGCCAAACACAAACTCATGTTCTGGGGCGCGCTGCTCGGCGTGCTGCTGTTACTCGCCCTGCCGTGGCACACACAGGTACATGGCGATGGTGTGGCCCGCGCCGAACGCCAGCTGCGGGTGTTCAGCCCCTATCCGGCGGTCCTGCGCGACATTCACCCGCGGGGTTCAGTCGCGGAAGGTGATGCCCTGGTGACGCTGGATGAGCCCGACATCATCGCCCGGATGCGCAGCAACGAGGCCAGCATTCGCAGCTATCAGGCGAGGCTCACCGGGCTGATGGCCGACCCCAGCGGCCTGGCGCTGCAGTCCGCTACCCAGCAGCGCCTGCAGGTACAGCAGGAGGAGATCATCGCCGCTCGCTCGGAAGTAGCACGTCTCACCCTCAAGGCGCCCTTTTCCGGCCAGTGGCAAGACGTCAATCCGGAGTGGCAAGAGGGGCAGTGGATCGGCAGCCGCGAGCCGCTGGGCATACTGATCGACCCGAGTAGCTGGCAGGTCGATGCCTATGTCGCGCAGGATGAAGCACACCGACTGCGCAGGGGCGCCGAAGTGCGCTTCTACAGCCGTGGCCAGCCCCGTCCGCTGCACGGCAAGGTCATCGCTGTTGCCAGCGCCCGCGCCAGCCAGTTGGCCCACCCCATGTTGGCCAGCCGTTTCGGTGGCCCGCTGAGCACCACCGACGGTAGCCGCGAGCTGGCGCCGAGCAGCTCGTTGTTTCACGTACTGATTCAGTTGGAGCAGGCCCCACCCTCCGCGCAGGAAAGCCTGGGTGACGTGCAGATTGAGGGCACCCGCCGCAGCCTGCTGGCCGAAGGGCTGACCTACATGGCGGCGGTGTTCCTGCGCGAAAGTGGTTTTTAG
- a CDS encoding efflux RND transporter periplasmic adaptor subunit produces MTERLPSPQLLLRINTLRDRALAADSLNALAFSMANDAYSLLQYHQALVLAVTGEQVELLCVSGLAKPAEDSPYLVWLKRAGRWLNQQLDGNQPAWLARAELEPPADISDGWAEWWPAGLWCVPLHNRDGQRLGLVLFLLDAPPPAPLPELLSSLWQTWIYCWQALDSKRRLPRWNASRSKLVIGLGVLLLLLLIPVRQTVLAPAEIVSREAQIISSPVDGVIKQMHVRPNQQVETGSLLFTLDETTLRNRAEVLSKGVAVADAELLAASQRAFDNPQSKSELTLLSGRAQQSRAELAAVKAQLARTQVHAPKAGIAVYSDPNDWLGKPVSTGERILQVADPAQPAMRIQLAVADAIALEPGAKVTLFLTAYPLSPLHGEVLETSYQAHPSDEGVSSYRLLASIEGEPDNARLGLHGTAKLYGERVLLGYYLLRRPLAAVRAWTGW; encoded by the coding sequence ATGACTGAGCGCCTGCCAAGCCCGCAACTGCTGCTGCGCATCAACACCCTGCGTGACCGCGCGCTAGCCGCAGACAGCCTCAATGCACTGGCCTTCAGCATGGCCAACGATGCCTATTCACTGCTGCAATACCATCAGGCGCTGGTGCTTGCCGTAACGGGTGAACAGGTTGAACTGCTGTGCGTTTCCGGGCTGGCCAAGCCAGCCGAAGACTCGCCCTACCTGGTTTGGCTGAAGCGCGCCGGCCGCTGGCTGAATCAGCAATTGGACGGCAATCAGCCCGCCTGGCTCGCCCGCGCCGAACTCGAGCCACCGGCCGACATCAGCGATGGCTGGGCCGAGTGGTGGCCCGCCGGCCTGTGGTGTGTGCCACTGCACAATCGCGACGGCCAGCGCCTGGGTCTGGTGCTGTTTCTGCTCGACGCCCCGCCTCCGGCACCGCTGCCCGAGCTGCTGAGCAGCCTGTGGCAGACCTGGATTTACTGCTGGCAGGCGCTCGACAGCAAACGCCGTCTGCCACGCTGGAACGCCAGCCGCAGCAAGTTAGTGATCGGTCTCGGCGTGTTGCTTCTGCTATTGCTGATTCCAGTGCGGCAGACCGTACTGGCGCCGGCGGAGATCGTCTCGCGTGAAGCGCAGATCATCAGCTCACCGGTTGACGGCGTAATCAAACAGATGCACGTACGGCCGAACCAGCAGGTAGAGACCGGCAGTCTGCTATTCACCCTGGACGAGACCACCCTGCGCAACCGCGCCGAGGTGCTTAGCAAGGGCGTAGCCGTCGCCGATGCAGAGCTGCTAGCCGCCAGCCAGCGCGCCTTTGACAACCCGCAGAGCAAGAGCGAGCTGACCCTGCTTAGTGGTCGCGCGCAACAAAGCCGCGCCGAGCTCGCGGCCGTCAAGGCACAGCTGGCGCGCACCCAGGTGCACGCGCCTAAAGCCGGTATCGCGGTCTACAGCGACCCCAACGACTGGCTGGGCAAACCGGTCTCCACCGGCGAGCGCATCCTGCAGGTGGCTGACCCGGCACAACCCGCCATGCGCATACAACTGGCAGTAGCAGACGCCATCGCGCTGGAGCCAGGCGCCAAAGTGACCCTGTTTCTCACCGCCTATCCGCTTAGCCCGCTGCACGGGGAAGTGCTGGAAACCAGCTATCAGGCGCACCCCAGCGATGAAGGCGTCTCGTCCTATCGGTTGCTGGCGAGCATTGAGGGCGAGCCCGACAACGCCCGCCTCGGCTTGCACGGCACCGCCAAGCTGTACGGCGAGCGCGTGCTACTCGGATATTATCTACTGCGCCGGCCGCTGGCCGCCGTGCGTGCCTGGACCGGCTGGTGA